From Apium graveolens cultivar Ventura chromosome 9, ASM990537v1, whole genome shotgun sequence, the proteins below share one genomic window:
- the LOC141685188 gene encoding uncharacterized protein LOC141685188, whose product MVLRDDTGAFMAGMLKNFDENASILEAEATGVQEVLQWVCGLGVSQVVVESDSLVVVNVLRKNSQYVSEVGSIFECCRAVLRQRCDLKVQHVRRQANRVAHSIDKLPCMSGTMNWFSTPPPCVLEMIVSDSSFA is encoded by the coding sequence ATGGTACTAAGGGATGATACAGGAGCTTTTATGGCAGGTATGCTCAAGAACTTTGATGAAAATGCCTCGATTTTGGAAGCAGAGGCAACAGGAGTGCAGGAAGTGCTGCAGTGGGTGTGTGGGTTGGGTGTCTCTCAGGTGGTCGTGGAAAGTGATTCGCTAGTTGTGGTTAATGTATTAAGAAAGAACAGTCAGTATGTGTCCGAGGTTGGCTCTATTTTCGAGTGTTGTAGGGCTGTCCTTCGCCAACGATGTGATTTGAAAGTTCAACACGTTCGTCGACAAGCAAATAGGGTAGCTCATAGCATAGATAAACTCCCTTGTATGTCAGGAACAATGAACTGGTTTAGTACTCCTCCTCCCTGTGTGTTGGAGATGATTGTATCTGATTCTTCTTTTGCTTAA